The Flavobacteriales bacterium genome has a segment encoding these proteins:
- the gldL gene encoding gliding motility protein GldL produces the protein MKPGSKAWKKFMAKLYGIGASVVIIGALFKIQHWPGANLMLILGLGTEAVIFFFSAFEPIHEEVDWTLVYPELATGEQNEHSPALKGGSMTEELDKMMEEAKIEPELIASLGDGMRKLSTQANQLSDITDASVATNEYVNRVSTASAKMSELTDTYSKAAETIMGISESGESGVNAGSELARMNSNLSNLNQMYELQLESARTKLTAADEAFSGVQSLMENLNASVNDTERYKENIAELSRNLSALNTVYGNMLSAMNVNAGSN, from the coding sequence ATGAAACCAGGAAGTAAAGCGTGGAAAAAGTTCATGGCGAAGCTCTACGGTATAGGAGCTTCAGTAGTGATCATCGGAGCATTGTTCAAAATCCAACACTGGCCAGGGGCCAATCTTATGCTCATACTCGGTCTAGGTACCGAAGCAGTGATATTCTTCTTCTCGGCATTCGAGCCTATACATGAAGAAGTAGATTGGACATTGGTATATCCTGAACTAGCTACAGGTGAACAGAATGAACATAGTCCTGCGCTGAAAGGAGGTTCAATGACTGAAGAGCTTGACAAGATGATGGAAGAGGCCAAGATCGAGCCTGAATTGATCGCCAGTCTTGGGGACGGGATGCGTAAACTCTCTACTCAAGCGAATCAACTCTCCGACATCACAGATGCCAGCGTAGCGACCAATGAATACGTGAATCGTGTCAGCACGGCTTCTGCCAAGATGAGTGAATTGACCGATACTTATTCCAAAGCTGCTGAGACCATCATGGGAATCAGTGAATCAGGTGAATCAGGTGTCAATGCAGGTAGTGAATTGGCTCGAATGAATTCGAACCTTTCCAACTTGAATCAGATGTATGAACTCCAACTGGAGTCTGCACGTACCAAACTGACGGCTGCTGATGAAGCTTTCAGTGGAGTGCAATCACTGATGGAGAACTTGAATGCCTCTGTCAATGACACTGAACGCTATAAAGAGAATATTGCAGAACTATCAAGAAATCTTTCTGCACTTAACACCGTCTATGGCAACATGCTGTCTGCCATGAACGTGAATGCAGGATCAAATTGA
- the gldN gene encoding gliding motility protein GldN yields MKRFLFLLAIAGLLATDTDVKAQTVLDGAYIKEHTRTKKVVPYPSIREADVMWSKRIWQVIDLREKINLPLYYPTEEINDRKNLFDVIKHALLVDGSITAYSTGALGDDDEFKVPLLTSEIKDMMSTIDTTYTQDLDTGELVEVIQQIDVQSSDIKKYKIKEDWYFDKQRSERYVRIIGIAPMIENKGEDGEVRGYTDMFWLYFPECRYVLANWDIFNRHNDAERRSYEDFFWKRQFNSYVVKESNVYDRNIAEYTTGIDHLLESERIKNEIFEMEHDLWSY; encoded by the coding sequence ATGAAAAGGTTCTTATTTCTTCTCGCCATAGCTGGACTGCTTGCAACCGATACGGATGTGAAAGCCCAGACCGTACTGGACGGTGCCTATATCAAGGAGCATACCCGTACCAAAAAGGTAGTGCCTTACCCGAGCATCCGAGAAGCTGATGTCATGTGGTCGAAAAGGATCTGGCAGGTCATAGACCTTAGAGAAAAGATCAATCTACCTCTCTACTATCCTACTGAGGAGATCAATGACCGGAAGAACCTATTTGATGTGATCAAGCATGCTTTGCTGGTCGATGGATCGATCACGGCTTACAGCACAGGTGCGCTAGGTGATGATGATGAATTCAAGGTTCCGTTGCTTACTTCTGAGATCAAGGATATGATGTCGACCATCGACACCACATATACCCAGGATCTCGATACGGGCGAACTTGTAGAAGTCATCCAGCAGATCGATGTGCAATCTTCTGATATCAAGAAATACAAGATCAAAGAAGACTGGTACTTCGATAAGCAGCGATCAGAGCGCTATGTGCGTATCATCGGAATTGCACCCATGATCGAGAACAAGGGTGAAGACGGTGAGGTACGTGGATACACAGATATGTTCTGGTTGTATTTCCCTGAGTGCCGATATGTATTGGCCAATTGGGACATCTTCAACCGCCACAATGATGCGGAAAGACGTTCGTATGAGGACTTCTTCTGGAAGCGTCAGTTCAATAGCTATGTGGTCAAGGAGAGTAATGTCTATGACAGGAACATCGCTGAGTATACCACCGGTATCGATCACCTCTTGGAATCAGAACGCATCAAGAACGAGATCTTCGAAATGGAGCACGACCTTTGGTCGTATTGA